Part of the Spinacia oleracea cultivar Varoflay chromosome 5, BTI_SOV_V1, whole genome shotgun sequence genome, tgttttaggcggagaattctctttaggcgacttttgaaagtgttaaagtggcatatcagtttgtttacacaaggtacgtacatacctgtgtgcttggaatgtgtgctaattgttgaaaccatgttgaatttgttgttgaacttggttatgttgaaattgcatgtttaatactgttggacggacatattgaacttatattgcattatgagaattgtaacatgttagtatggatgattgatacaaacatgttggttgggaacactagattattctatatgttggtttggatcgattgattattgttccctttttagcttttcactactttatgagggctgtggaccttgtttagtaatttgaaaccttatacccatatacaggggttgatcatggttaaaggaaaggttggattatttggaatgagtcttgattgatgcttttgtgatcacttacttaattccaagataaaaacagtcgtgaacaaatgtggattgtatgccttatgtgattgttgagtcataaccgagtctcaatttgtaaatcatgtaaactgagtagcaatagctttagactgtgcacgtctaaagtgacggacaaacaggagttggggttcatggtggtagcccatggccttttctgggaccggattgatcaccgtgttctatttttattcaaacgttcctcgatatcgcaggtcactgaggttacggagtcgcgcccgtacctcgtcttcctttttgaagacttctggatggacaactctgtccattgtctatttcaaccaaaataatattattgttacaagtctagcctagtctagtcaagtatggtcgtcaaattatcatgttttgtctgcccttatttatgttcattagtatcatgttagggttgttcgtttaatagtatcatgttaggattattattgttttagtatgtagtacttagctttgttgattacgtgctttgtttgtgtgatcaatatgccttattgatcctgtgatgacccatctttggtgagcagtctctaaggatcaataagcgttgcccatctacaggtttgaagatgatgcatcattgggatcgggattagagagcttgtagttatatttgttttattaagtgatttggtttgttaacttggatttgaaatttgttgtactattcgtacaattccacttgcatggaccTGGTCCACCATAAGGTTAccatggaccagggtaattaCGTAATTTGCAGCGCTGATTAGGATATACCGTTAGGAAATCACGTGATCCAAAAAAACAGAACGCGCGACCCAACTAAACCCTAAAATCACTATTCTCCAgcagcttctctctcctccagtagcttctctctcctccagcagcttctctctcctccaacagCTTCTCTCTCTTCGAGCTTCAACAATGGACGACGATTTAATCGATTTGAATATCGATTTAAATCGCGCAATAGAAGAAAACTTGTATAACTATGACGGTAATATTCGAATCCTAATAACTAACTACGAAGAATTATAGTAACTTTCATACTCATtgagtaattattattattttagaaaatttagAGAATCATAGAGAAGTATATGActttgaagatgaagatgaaggcaCATCTCAGCAAGTTATGGTTGCAAATCAATGTATTGAAGAAGGTATGatatagtatctcttaatatatatatagtaactgttatgTTGATATAGTTAACATATTATAATTGCAGTAGTGTAACTAACATATAAAGAGGAATTATATTTAacgtagagtaactataacatacaaagagaaactatgtttaatgtAGAGTAACTATCTCATATAGACAGGACTTATagtaactgtagagtaactataaactATAGAGactaactatataaaatgaagagtaactatcacatataaagaGGAACTATATGAattgtagagtaactataacaatcaatagatctTAAGTAACAATGTTaaatgtagagtaactataacatataaaaagtaactatataaaatgaagagtaactatcacatataaagaggaactatatactgtagagtaactatcacatataaaaaggagttatattaactgtgagtaactataatatataaacAGTAACTGTATAAAATGAAGATTAACTATCACGTATAATGataactatattaaaaataaagtaactataatttatgaaaggtaactatattaattataaagtaacttcacataacgaaataatctatataagaaataaactacatttaacttatagtaactataacatataaagaataactatagtaattgtagagtaactataaaaaataatagatcctaagtaagtatgttaaatatagagtaactataacatataaagagtaactatatgaactttagagtaactataacaatcaatagatctTAAGTAACAATGttaaatatatagtaactataacatataaagagtaactatataaaaatgaagagtaactatcacatttaatgataactatatttgtatttgtacaggTTCAATAATACATTCAATTGATACAAACCACGGCATCTTTGAAAATCCAAATAATGAGCAGGAAGAAAACATTGATAAAGAATTAGATGGCAGTTTAATTGGAGAAGCAAGGAAAACAACCGATGAGATTTATGATCTATATTGCAAACATGCTGCTATTATTGGTTTTAGTGTACGAAAAGGGAAGAatagatataaagaaggaactACAATTGTTAATGGAAAATACTTCTACTGCTCTGCTGCTGGAATAAGAGACCCTCCTAAAAACAAAGAACTCAAAAATGAAGATGATTAATCAGAtgcaaagaagaaagaaaggagaaagagggttatgataacaagaacaaaatgtgaagctcaaatatttgcaaagaagaatgaaaatggagattttgaaatagaaaagcaTGTAGTGGTACATAATCACCCATTGACAAGAGAAATAAGTAATTATCTCCACCGATCGGAACGACAAATGACAGAACCTAAAAAAGAAGCTATTGAGGCAATGTCGGAATGTGGTCTAAGACCAATGGAGTCTTATAGGTATATGTCAAAAGAAACTGGCGGAGAAGACTGTGTAGGTCATACGATGATTGATCATCTAAACTACTGCTACAagttaaaaatgaagcaaattgATGGCAAGGATTCACAAACACTAGTGAACAAACTTTATGACATACAATCAATAGATCCCGAGTTCTTTTTCAGAGTAAGACTCAATGCTGAAGGAAAAGTTGAGTGCCTATTTTGGAGTGATTCTATGATGAGAGAAGATTACAAAATATATGGAGATGTTCTAGTTTTTGATACTACATTCAGAACCAATAAGTACAATCTCATATGTGCTCCATTTGTTGGTATCAATAACCATTGGAAAAACACAATGTTTGCTTGTGCTTTCATTGGGGATGAAACCACAGAATCTTTTGTTTGGGTGTTTGAAACTTTTTTGAAGGCTATGGGAGGAAAGCACCCTATATCAATTTTCACTGATCAAGATGCAGCTATTGCTGTTGGAATAGAACAGGTACCTcttcatatattatagttactattttgacaatatagtaactctttgtaaaaaaaagttgctattttgacaatatagtaactctttataaaatatagttactatttttacaatatagtaactctttataaaatattgttactattttgacaatatagtaattctttataaaatattgttactattttgacaatatagtaactctttataaaatatagttactattttgacaatatagtaactcttaatacaatatagttaatattctgaaattatagtaacactttataaagtatagttactattttgacaatatagtaactctttataaaatatagttactcttttgacaatatagaaactcttaatacaatatagttactattttgacaatatagtaattctttaaaaaatatagtaactctttataaaatatagttactattttgtggaactatatatattcattattgtttttcaGGTTTTTCCTTCTTCAAGACACGGGTTATGCTTGTGGCACTTGAGTAAAAATGCAAACAGTAGGTTTGGTTTATTGAAGTCTgataaaaacttcaaaaacgCATTCTACAAGTGTATAAGTGGGTGTATAACACcaaatgattttgaagaaacttgGAAATCTATGATCAACACTTTTAAGCTGGAAAAAGATGACTGGTTCAACAGATTGTATGGTCTTAAAGAAAAATGGTGTACagctttaagtaaagattttttttctgCCGGTATACTTTCTTCACAAAGAAGTGAAAGTACAAACCATGCTGTTGGATTTAAAGCAAATAAAAGGACAACATTAACAGAGTTCTATAGTATTTTTCAAGCTACAATAAATCGATGGAGAAAAACCGAAGAAAAAGACGACTTTGACTGTACAAGGGGAATACCTACTTCAGAGCTAAGTATGAGTGCTATATTAAAACAGGCAGCAAATGTATACACGATAACACTTTTCCCTGATTTTGAAGAAGAGTTCAAGCTTTCTGTGGCAAGCAGTACAATGTTCAAGGGAAGTGTTGGAAGAACAGTGTTTTTTGAAGTGTGGATAGAAGGAATAACAGgtaaaaaaaactataaatctttatttaatatttggagtagatgttcttttgaataatattatattatatgtAAATAATCTAACAGGATCAAGGCAAGAAGTTCAATAGAAAATGGAAGATTCAACCGTCACTTGCACATGCAAGAACTTTGAAGAATCTGGATGGTtgtgcttccattgtttgagaatATTGCATTTACATTCAATCAATACAATTCCAGATCGTTACATAACAACAAGATGGACTAGATATGCAAAGAAACAGATATGGGAAAGGGTTGATACAATAAAAAGGGAGAAAGGTGAAATCAACAATTTTACTGGTTGGAGATTACATATGATCagaaggtaatttttcaatatacattaGTTCATTTTCATATAGTTACAATTACAGTTGATATTTGACTTCAAGCTTAAACTTTATACCACATATACTATAACTTAATTTTGAAAGGGCATAAGATAGCAAAGGCCAGAAAATTTATCGAGGAGAAGTTTAAAACGGATAATAAAGCAGttgatgaaatcataaaaaaggaaaaacaaaggaaggcaaaagaagaagcTGCAAAGATAGCAGAACAAGAAAAGGCAAAAGCTGAAGCACAACGACAAACACAAGACGAAGAATCAACTAATTCTAAAATAACAATTGTGCTTGATCCTGATCGTGCTAATACTAAAGGAAAGAGTAAGAAGAGAGTAAAGGGTCAATATGACAATTACAAGCAGCCatcaaagaaaggaaaaaagaaacacaaagaatttggatccaagacaccaaatattcaattatttacacctaaagaacaactattttagtGATGTTCTTGTTTTATTATCATATACAGTTAGTTCAACATTTTTAAACAAATTTATTGAGTGTTTATACTATAGTTCTCCTTTACAATACATAGTTACTATACTGAacgtatagtaactctttataaaacaCACAATCTTTACAAAATAACTATATCTTGAATGTTTATATTATagttttgacaatatagtatttctttataaaatatagttactattttgacaatatagtaactcttaatacaatatagttactattttgaaaatatagtaactctttataaaatagttactatattgtcaatattagtaactctttatagttactattttgacaatatagtaactcttaatacaatagttactattctgaaaattatctctttataaaatatagttactattttgacaatatagtaactcttaatacaatacagttactattctgaaaattatCTCTTTATAAAatgtagttactattttgacaatatagtaactcttaatacaatatagttaccATAAAATgacttatagtaactatatgttcatcaaataataaaataccataaaaaaaagagtaactatatcttatTAAAGATAACTATATCTgtaagatagtaactatttagattTATACACCAAATTATTCActatttatatatatactaaCTCTTCACATTTAGTGGTCACCCTTCtttacatatagtaactgtttataaaatatagttactattttgacaatatagtaactttcGTTATGCAATCATATGACTTACAAATTtataagagtaactatatttttaaaaaggtaactatttcattcaaatagAAACTATATTTGTACTTAGTAATTGAACAATATGACACAAATACTGTAAAAGTTATAATTACTCTCATGTATCAAACAATTAAAAATCActgagagtaactatatcaaaactAGAATTAATTGTATTTTCTAAACAGTAATTTGACTATACACTAacacaaaaaattaaatttttttttcaccAATAATCATTATTAACCACGTGAAGCACCTCGTCCACGTCCCTTACCGCGTTTGCCTCCTCTAGCGCGTCTCCCGCCTTTGCCACGTCCTTTCTCTTCAACAATGACATCTGTCTCAGCTTCATCTTCTGTTTCAACATATTTGGATTTCCTTGCTGAACTATTTTTTgcaacaatttcaatttttgaagGGTCATTCATGTATTTCTGCGTCAACTCTTCCCTTTGTTTAATTAAGGCATCCAAAACATCTTGTTTCCTGTTTCCCCTAAAAGCAACCATTTGTTTCAGAAATTCATCCCTGTAAACATTCAAATTTGACAACACAATGGTGCTACATAAACAAGCTCTGAGAAACTTCCTGAAATCTTCCTGCAAATATTTGAATAGAAATTATTAGAATAAAAACAGTaactataataaaaaaaacaataactatgatgagaaaataaaaataacattaattaatttaaacacaAAAACTTACATCTGCCAAGGGATCAAAGTCAAAAATCTCAACACCATCTTGTATAGTTTCAACACCATGAAAGACCATCATAAACATCATCAAATAGACACAACAGTCTTTGTCAAAAGCACCTCGCTTCCAATTACCACCAACTGGGATAAATGTGAAGCTTCTAATAtcttcatgatgaatgttatccATATCTTTCAATAGTTTTTCCAATGGAGAACACTGTACAAAACAAAGTATTTATATTCAATAAGGACAGGATTaactattaaaatcatatagtaaccattaaaatcatatagtaactattaacaacatatagtaacctttggaatcatagAGTAAATATTGTACACATAATTATTTCTAAAAGATTATAGTAACTATTGCACaccatatagtaacctttcaaataatatagtaactatagtaAACATAGGGTATCCTATTAAATCAGACACTAACTATTtatactgttttaaagttaaaattactttctaaaaaagatagtaactattttaaaaacatagttactgttttaaaaaaaatagtagcctttttaaaaatatagttCCTCTAAAAAACTCAGACTAGTATAAGGGTAACTATAACATTTATAAAGTAACTACAATAAATATAAGgtaactataaaaaaaacttaCCAAGACAGAAAAAGATTTCTTCCTTCCTTCAATCTCTTTGGGTTCAAGAAGCATATTATCAATGAAATAGACACTTTTGTCTTTCATACTAACCACAAACAGATAGTAATGCTTCGGATCTTCAATCAGAACTGGAGGAAAAAtctatataaaaaagaaaaacaacagaTTACAACTACAAAAAGtagacaaaaaaaagaaaataatatagttatataaagaaaatataaatcatacCATATTACAATCTTTCAAAGATTGAACTGCATTAACATCTTTCACACCATAAGAAAGACAAACAGACAATTCAGACAGGACTTTTGCATCGTCTGGTTTCTCAATCAATGCAGCAACATATTTCTGCAAATGAATATTAgaagaaaaattaaacaaaggccaaaaaaattaaaattattaacattctatattattaaaaatataacttaCACAGTATGTGCCACCTAAAAACAGCTTTTGAGGACAACCAGcagaattcctttcattttcatTCAATAAGAAAGCCCATGCTTCAATATGAATCAAAAGAATATCAAAGGCAGAAGGAAGTGTCCACATGTCATCTCTTGCTACCGCAATAAACGGATTGTATTCAAGAACTTTATCactgaaaaacataaaaaagaaacaataaCTAGGTCAGAAATATTATAAagattactataataaataaaaattaacaatAGAATATAAAAGGATACTATAGTAAATAAAAGGGTACTATAGTATATAGAAGGTAACTATAAAGTATAGAGAAACTATAGTATATGAAGTTACTATAAAATACAGAGGTAACTATAGTATTGAAATGGTAACTATACAGTATAAAAGGTAACtactatatactccctccgtcccggaatacttgacctgttttcctaattgggccgtcccttaatacttgacctgtttctaaaaatggaaatattctaacaatattatattatttctcactccacccctattaacccacctaccccctactacatataaaaaataattaaaaattcaacccctactctcccccaaccccacccctttacacatttcccactaaccacattaaaataataccccaatatcaactactacctattaaattaaataagtcaattcaagtcccttaaactctgtgccggtcaaaccgggtcgagtattccgggacggagggagtataaaagataactataaagtataaaaggtaactacaaaatataaaaaggaaaatataaaGTATGGAAAGAAACTATAGTATATAATAGGTAACTATATCAGATATAAAGATACTATATCAAAATATAAAGTTACTATAACAAATATAGTGATACTATATCAAATATAAAGTTACTATAACACATATACagaaaaacaataaattatGAAATGAAAAAACTTCAACTTACTCAGTCAAAATACCCTCTCCATCAGACAAAGCAGCAAAATCCACAACTTCTTGAACAAATGCTGGAAGATGTCTCATTAAATCTTCAAATGCAATCATAAACGGAGACATGAACAACACGTTTTCCTCTATGCCATAGACACTCACATCCACATTGGATACAACATTGTTGTTAATGATGCATTTTTGGAATGCAGCCCACACGCGCTCACATTCATCcatttcatcatcatcatcctccgtAGTTCTTTTAATTTTGGCATTCAAAGAATCAAGAACTTCATATATTTGAGAGGTAGCTTGAGCTAGATTACCAACTGCTTCAGTAGATGTTGTTGGATCAACAACGGCAGCAGTAGACAAaactgtgttaggttatgattcatatgacaaaacataaatcatgcggaaaaaccatatagccaggaaaacatattattcacacataatcatttagcatagtttagatgcatacactttgttgcgtgccttccctagttgcgcccgaaccgaacaagaacaagtctttaggactccaagtgtcgtccctccgtagatagtccacatcacgtccggatccgccttaagcttgaccaactagaatcgcccttaaggtagcttaggaatttcggctatttaggtgcaagtgtatgctgattttttcttcaaaatcttacctttagaatacttcaattgtgtctataaattatgaccctaggcacctatttatagagatatggaaaaggaactggaatcctattaggatacgaattaattaaactagaatcctaatagaaatcttatttaattaatttatccttttaggattaggaatttaatcatatatcgaaacatgatagctttaggattcgtatagcacacaaacacacacacgcacgcacagcagcccacgaggggcgccatgcgcgcgcgcagcccgcgagctcgcagcccattgccacgaggctcACACGCTGctgcagcccattgccacgaggcccacacgctgccgcagccttggcgcgcactgggcctgccttgcggtgggcatGGCGCatccttggctggtgcgttgtggcgcgctggcttgctgggcgatggaccggcttcgtgatgggccttcgtctggcaggcctcgtccgatgctaattcgtacaatacgcttccggttaaattcccgattccggaatttattttcgatacgaacaatatttaatatttcagattccggaattaatttccgtttcgaacaaatatttaatattttcgtttccggaattattttccgattccgataatattttcgattctgacaatatttccgtttccggcaatatttccgattccggtaatatttccatttccgataatatttttcgatacgtaccatgtttccgtttccggcaacatatatgacttggataatatttatatttccgatacgatccatatttccgtttccggcaatatcatcgtttccggagtattcatttcttgcttgtgacgatctcagctcccactgaaaccaagatccgtcgattccgaatatccatagatggagtatttaatgccattaaatacttgatccgtttacgtactatttgtgtgaccctacgggttcagtcaagagtaagctgtggattaatatcattaattccacttgaactgaagcggcctctagctaggcattcagctcacttgatctcactgaattattaacttgtgaattaatactgaaccgcatttattagacttaatattatatgcatacttggaccaagggcattatttccttcagtctcccacttgtccttagggacaagtgtgcattacctaattcctttgtcgctcgatgcttgctcttgaacattaggtaagagttgtcatccttattatgtccagaggtgtttctcggtttcagagttcaactgatcaaataaacagataatcatagcctatgattcatccgagcacggccatgcatttcacagtttctaactctccgagtggccttgtacaacttttaagcatctcatcccgatttatgggaggacaatcccaatcttgcaatcttgagattagacttcgtttgataggtgattacctgagcgttgcctttatagcctccttttacggtgcgacggttggtcaacgtcaaaacaaccagttctcaaacaagtaatctcaaatcactcaggtattgaggatttagtgtctaataattttaatgaaatttacttatgacagattttcatctcttacagtaaagtttcataggtctgtccgatactagtcttcccaaagtaagtatctatgaaaatgattatgacattgccatgtccacatagttcaagaaacagaactactagtcatcttgcattctagtcgtctaacgttttctatgcgtccaattttatagaaaactccgaccagggaccattttcaacttttgacattcaagttcacttgatagacat contains:
- the LOC130461502 gene encoding protein FAR1-RELATED SEQUENCE 5-like, translating into MTEPKKEAIEAMSECGLRPMESYRYMSKETGGEDCVGHTMIDHLNYCYKLKMKQIDGKDSQTLVNKLYDIQSIDPEFFFRVRLNAEGKVECLFWSDSMMREDYKIYGDVLVFDTTFRTNKYNLICAPFVGINNHWKNTMFACAFIGDETTESFVWVFETFLKAMGGKHPISIFTDQDAAIAVGIEQVFPSSRHGLCLWHLSKNANSRFGLLKSDKNFKNAFYKCISGCITPNDFEETWKSMINTFKLEKDDWFNRLYGLKEKWCTALSKDFFSAGILSSQRSESTNHAVGFKANKRTTLTEFYSIFQATINRWRKTEEKDDFDCTRGIPTSELSMSAILKQAANVYTITLFPDFEEEFKLSVASSTMFKGSVGRTVFFEVWIEGITGSRQEVQ